The following is a genomic window from Calliphora vicina chromosome 5, idCalVici1.1, whole genome shotgun sequence.
tatagtactcttacttgtttttactctgtttcttcacttgaggttagtAAAGAAAAATGTTGAGCAAAACGCGTAATGTTAACCAATTATGAAgtgtataaattgttaaatttcactCGTTGTAatagtaataaataaatgatgttgAAAATGGAAAGAAActgtatttttttgaattataaattgcagaattagataaaaaatgtttaagattcggcacggccgaatatagtactcttacttgtttttttgattttgtcccGCTTGTTTGAAcaatagagtaagttcgggtaatgtggtatatgcgggtaatgtggtatagctgcttttctctaaaactaagagcataggagtagcggtaccaagcttaagtgttttatgatctcagaaaattcacattgggtgagtgtacttcatttttgcaggtcatggaaatagtcagttgtaaaaaatcagcattatcttatggtagacttttttttgtgatctgttaaaaataaatttttttctacaatcacatgttttaaactttattaatttaattttaaagtcaaatgggaatattttgctattgaagaacatatgtaacaatatagtatatttagtgtatatgtttaattttataataatttcgttaaaccacgtggtcggctaatgtggtatagctaaagaatttcaagcaaataatatgccaaagaaatgtgaagtatgATAATGGACagcggaagatttgaagaacgccatctgagctattagaaacaacaaatggacATTTTTTTTCGCATCAatcattcaatgtctcctacgaagcgaagaatgtattgaggagcttctggtaagcttggtcagccgccaactttaaccgcatccattaaagatgatttaaataaaacgcaactcatttacaaattaaaatactatgtatcggttatgcggtttggtatacaatattaaaagaacattgtgtaccacattacccgccaattttttcaatggcttgtttattggtgttttctctttttcccaaatttctctgaaacttgaacttaaaagacttttttacttttatggatgtaaacctaagacttgtagtaaaacaccagctgaaaactgttccaatcgaattaagattctaaaaattatagtcaaataaaaaataggtataccacattacccgaacttactctatgtTAGAGTTTGTGGTGCGATGCAAATACATTTTTCAGTACATATACTAAATTTTCTATCTACAAACTAAGCTTAAGCAAACAAATGTGGCATATTTATTAAACGGCCTCcgaaattttaataacatttaaccGATAACTTTAGAAAGGAATTCTTGATTTTGACTATGAttcttaaattcaaaaattaatatttaatgaaaaacttgttagcagaaacattaaaaacaaatgtttgccTTGTAAACTAATTTCCAAACTTCAtacgatttgaataaaattttcagactTGGATGAAGTCACCTCGAAATTCGAATTTGTATATTAgaaatttaagttgattttggTTACGAGTTATTTCACATAAACTATTATTTTGTGCATTAACtacatagtttttaaattagtttactgTTAAAGTCATATAGTTTAATAGTATTGAAGATTCCATCCCTGATTGCCACATACGCTTTGTTAAGTGTAAAAATGCAAGCAAGAGCACGTGTTTCTGTTTGTTGATATGTGGGTGTTGAGGACTACAGAATGTCTACGAATTTCGGCATCCAGAAATTTCCCTAGAGATTATTCTCACAATTACTTTTAGTTACAAACGCAATCACATGAATGTAATCGTACGTATGTTACTTCACTTTATTACGCTCTTCAGTTGTAGTTAGTGAACAGAACACacatattttaacaaacttCCATAAAACTGATACCATGTAGGTACATACGTATCGCatacccagttcaaaagtgacttAACTCAACATtaatttttcgggtttatatgCTTAACCTTCTAACccgcaaatttaaaaatgctaaaaaaagttgtcgaataatttgtttagggtaattatgacccaataaactcagaacagccatcagaaactaatttgcaaattaagtttaggaaccaggtgcaaaaaggtgaagagtacctcagggcattgttgccggtttaggtgtaaaaaacaataattatgatacgattttattgaaaaaactaataaaaaatatttcgaatagatcgagCGACTAAAAgatagtaaaactttgattttgagaaaaaatatgacacacaaaatttgacatgctaaaattatgacatcactcacaaaacagttgacagaacaacaactaaaagtcagaatgcctTTTGTAAAtgaggctttataacttttaaaatttttatgaaaattaaaaaaactaacattgcagtttgaaagatcaattaattcttaataatttagggacaccaattttcttttaacagttttcttttaaaatgtaccaacatttttaagagatttgtgctcgttaaaatgattttcggaagtgggctttgtatgtgagctatgactaattatggaccgatcgttatacaatttggtgacatgacttttgtatatatataacatatttggattgaattttatttgaatacgaatatttttaagagatttatgcacgttaaagtgattttcggaagtggaccttatatgggagctatgactaattatggaccgatcgtcacaaaattttgtaggCGTGAGtttagcttatataaaacttatttgtgctcaatttggtttagatatctttataactaagatatttatgagagattACCTATTtttagatagggcaatcgtatggagCTAGTAAAAAAAATGGACCGATTCCATCCAAATTCAATATGCTTCTTCCATGTggcaatagaaaagcttgtaccaaattttatctttgaaattgcggcttgtagtttgattacactatggtggtgtagggtataaaaatcattttgtgtacATAATAGCTTTCGTTTTCTTTATATAACTCAGGAACggtaaaagcaaattcaaaaattgttgccTCTaagttattaagaattaattgatctttcaaactgcattgttagtttatttcattttcatacaaattttaaaagttataaagccttatttacaaaatttattgaaaaatttcgaaaatttgtaaTGTAGAACAtcttaatgagccaattcattacaaaaacaaaaaatctttgcacaccaaaataaagcatggacatttttcttttaaagtgtgtcctcaaaagtaatgaaaactcaaaaaaaggccgacaaacccgatttttggcaaaaactcgatttgagcgacctctaaaccacttccgaaaaatctgaaaaaaatctcaaaaatactctaccctataagctttcaaattatgcttgagcacccatgaaaataagaaaaaaaactttttttgggacacactattgtatatcaataaaaaaatacagtgtatttttttaatgttaactgttgctttcattatgtttcaattggtatacatttttgtttcgatttctggaaaatctaaattttgagttgtgtcacttttgaactgagTATGCGATATATACTATATCTGCTGCAATGAATAGAAAAGTGGAAAACAAAAgccaaaatacatataaaagaaaattgtcaaTACTTAGTTTCAACacagaataacaaaaaaaaaataaactgagaAAAAACCTTTTGGCAGCATTTTAAGCAGATTGCTTTATTATACTCCTCTCAGATCCACGtcaacataaaataaaacacacgtACTATTACACAAATATAATAGAGGACTGAAACCAGTGAAATTGGTAAATTTACAAAATCCGTACATATGAACGAactatagaaaatcaatttcatttgatgGCATGCCTTAGTCCCACGTATCCTGACATTAAAAGCCACATAACATCTgttcttattttgcacttttttttttgattttcgatactcccaatatttaaaatttgtctgcttcatctaaaaaccaaatattgAACATTTGTGCAAAAAATGGATAACGTTTACagtttgcacattttatttgaattttccaGTTTTGTGTGTATCGCGTGTTCGCTTCATTTAAgatattcaaatgtattttatgagCACAGTGTCATAGATTTcaagttttccaaaatattcGTGGCATTACACACCTCTAaatatatgaattatatttctGTAACATTTGCAAACAAATACAACTTACCTTAGGATCATAaagaatttgaaatgaaaaagcTTTATAGATTACTTTGTCTGATCTTAGTCCTTCTATggacatataaatatttaagatacACTCACATACTGATGTATGTACAATCAGAgtaacaacattttctttacTTTATGTGAGAAATAGAAATTGACATCAAAGTACACATTATGGATGACAACAAAGTTAAAATATAGTTAAATATTCTCATACCCAAACACTTGTACTTTCTCGCACatccatacatatatactatatTAGGGTGGATCTTAATAAACAATTGTTTGCCAGCCTAACCCCATGTTTGGTGaacgttctaatgagatataaagacaaaaattgcacagcaattttgattctgcccccagcacaatattttttggaaataaatctgccatttcgggataaaatttgacgtgggcgtagccaaggagtattcgagtttaagttattaaaatgggctttACAAGTGCGCCAGGGGCGGCCCTATAGGGGCTCAAACACGTGccacttttttatttgtttcccattcgatttgaaagatttttatatttatggaaaGCGCTCGGCCAGGTCTTGCATTTATCTCTCtctataatttccgagttatgggcatttcaaaactttgatctgaatggactcgaatttgtTTATTAGTTAGGCAagtaaattaccaataatatacaaaagactaCAGAACAATATCAATTGTGCATCCAAAACTAAacgagtttaaatttaaaaattaaaaaaatttaaattgttgctgttttttgggcgaaaaggtgacttaactctttttttattgaaaaaaaaaaatctttaaaaatttataacaattttatgtttttctgtaagatatctttacggaaaacattttggtataaaaaaacatgttccatttttcgaaaacgtCGCCCCTACGCTCTTCGGaatttggcatattttttattaaaatttcaaatttgggtcacatgttctaaaatcccaaagctgggatcagaaagtGGAAAGCAgccttggaaaccttgatgtattccctatttatccccaaagtattttcccgtAGGATATCTGTACCCTGTgagcaaaattgttaaaataccatttttgggattttcgctccaatttttatgaattgcggtattccctttgacctttggACAAGTTTTTttcaccttgttatttagaataacaaatttaaaaaactttaaaaatttcattgagttttgttaataaataaagattttattacatactagctgaacccggtccgcgttgctggcccttacaataattctgttttatattgcatctcgatttgaatatacagtgtcggacaataaaaagcacggactcccccgacctgacatcgcacccgaaacactgaggtggtcatttgacaaagttgtagcatATATCTATAAGTGCAGTGTcatgatatgcccttaaaaaaagaaacggatgtatttaaggcaaatgggatattatatttatgaattatcTTAAGAACAGGGGatatacgtttctttttttttatttactccgGAGCAAGCCacatacaaaacatgaattttccaaatgtaagccagcaatagtcaacgattggccttatgctttgtcgttggaaatcttttgtatgcGTGAAATCATTACGTCTTCGCATCTTAATCTGCCACCTatgattgttgcctcaattaaatttggtgaacattttttcatagtcaatcgtgttccgttgcataatttttgcgcgtttatgttgcggagaaacattatctgtgattcaaccttcaatgtttcagTAGCATAATTGAGACTTGTTCTTctttcattactgtgtcaatcgatttgtatttcattgtttcgccagtcagtttcaattaatTCGCTCATTGAGCTTTTGACATcatcattttttggtaccaaaattgcacgttcccacagccaatccgaatttttttagttggttgtaagacttgttAATACCTTCTCCACAACtgattgaatattcatttgcatttggcagaagttcggcGGGAACGAATTCTGATTTGTCAACGTTGTTTACTATATTAGTTGTACTTTCGGAAATTTTGTACAATATTAACAGCGGCCTACTTGTTTTATCGAACGATATGAAAATTTGGTATGTACCGGACATGTTACaccaaatgaattaaaatttttagaatgatgttaagcaacgaaattaaaattagcatttttctagttttctatttatgaccaatgatgttgacaattttagtttttaagattccaatcttacgggctatttatggtcaatcatttgttaccaaatgtgtaaataaaaatcaaagtattttcatttttattattatttacccaacgtttcgtttgtttgtttcaaacttcttcaggggttttcttttattgttgaattctaGCGACAAaaacatatgaatattttattataaatcattgaaaaacTTAAGATATCACAGTTCAACTTACgaaattctattgtttacattgtcaattaacttattatttaaaaaactggacttcacgacacagaattaataaataaataaataatcattacaacacaaacatatactataagtcaaacttaatactaatatcacagaacttcaactgatttaataattaaatattgcagCGGAATATTGCAGTTTTGTGTTATCCTTGTCCTCTTTCGTGTTCattgtattgtgtattttttgttgtattcttaAGCTTTCAAGAGTGTATCGTTTGTTCTCTTTTTGTTCTCTGTCCAATATCTTAATATTGTCAAAATCCATCTTATGATTGCACTCCTTTACTTGCAGAGATAATGCCGtcgttatttttcctttttcaatatCTGTCTTGTGTTCATTAACTCTCGTCCCCAACATTCTCTTTGTCGTACCAATGTAAACCAAGTTACATCTCTCCCTTTCATTACCGTCACATTTTATCTCATAGACCACATTATCACTCTTAAGTttgtcaatttttgttttgttgtttgtaaatAGATGCCTCAGTGTCATATTTGATTTGtaagctattgttgttgttttctctgTGATCATTCTCTTCATTGTTTTTGTCTCCGTTAGTTTGGGAATAAATGGtacactgtaaaaaactttttcctcCTCAGTGTTtggatttttctgctgtttttcatattttagtactttGTTGATTAAATTGTTCGTCATATATGTTGGGTAACTATtctttgtaagtatttttcttattctatTAATATTGGTTTTCCTGTATTCAACATCACTTATCTGTAATACTTTCCTTATTAAATTCGTCGCTGTACTTATCTTCATTTTCAATGGTTGTGTAGAGTTGAAGTTAACCATTCTACCTGAAGATGTGGGTTTCGTGTACCAATTTGTCCTTATTCTTCCATTATCCTTGATGATATTGATGTCCAGATACGGTATTGACATATTCTTCTCGCGTTCTATTGTAAATTGTATCTTATTGTGATAAACGttcattgtttttaatatcttcTCTTCGTCCGATTTCCTTATAATCGCAAACAAGTCATCCACATACTTAGTGATAAACTTAATCTCTATATTATTAGCCCTTAATTCGTCAATTACATCGTCCAGTAGTGTGTCAAGTACAATATTTGCAATTGTTGGCGATAGGGGGTTTCCCATTGGCATACCATATGtttgatggtaaaatttatTGTCAAAAGTGAGATAGTTATTATCAGTTAAACAAAACtgaagaattttcaaaaatgtttgccttGGTATTGCCGTGTGTTCCTTAAGTGTTTTCCATTTGTCAAGTATATTCCTTATAGCCAAGTGAATCGGTATATTAGTGAATAATGATACCACGTCATTGCATTGTTTGATCGTTGGGAATGAAAAAAAGCATTTatctaatgaaaaaataaaaataattttttgaaatttttttttttttggatttttttttaactttttttttgttatttgcaaaagtttggccacaattactgaccttgaaatcattagtgtaaaaatttgattttaccacgcccctccgcccacagaccgaaaatcaaaaatctgaagatgcactgaaaattttattaaaatctgtccagccatatctccggaaccactATGCCGATTTCCATAAACCATCTACAGGCCATCCCCAATGTACcctaaaattttggttgaaatcggtcgacccgttttcgcagttagtggtgacatcaaaatgtacaattctttttatatataagattacaaatgtattgagtttctaaaactaaaatttatataaaaattgtaataggattgcaaatattaggaacaatttgatccacattttttCCGaactatttcttttatttagataatttatggtcttacaaaaaaatttcaagtcaatatctcaattagattctaaaatatgccactttaaacctccgcccttcaaaaatattgcactcaAATGTAGGACACATTTTAATagcttaaactcgaatactccttggctacgcccacgttaAATTTTATACCAATCGGAGCAGCCGTTtataaatgccagatttatttccaaaaagtttTGATACAGTCCCActgcacggtggtcaattccggccaaaactCCAtatcttctttatttcttcataaaaattatttgaatttgttaattgtattaagaataacataaccgatcgatcgatgaatatttcgatgttcaaatacagggattggccaaaaaagcatgaatgttctaaaaatatcaaaaaaatattgcatGTAAGTAATCTAAGCTGAAgtttagtccaaaaataaagaataacataAGTGATCGAAATAAAATTGGTCATTAAAATGTCcgatacatatacagggtttggccaaactataacacggtgctacgatggaaaaaaaacttggaaaactacctagcgtgggttatatatagggcttgctgagtacaaTGCAAATTGTGTCAACAAATTTCGGAAAcatcctcaaattcagaagttattctgaaaaaatcattttcagtgatgttcgtcaacttattgatctgtaactcagtcagtttttgattactgattacgctttaaaatttcatgcaattttttatacatttgtaagttataagtattgtttttgttaagaatatctaaaagaaaatcaaaacttatcaacttttttgatttcagcCGCTTTTTATTGCtaattttgatatggaagcttataaaaatcttatttggtagcagagtgtaatgtacgttttaaaagtatcgacacaaattagtttattcatgtaaatgaCTGAAATTtggtccaaaaataaagaatagcatacgtgattgaaaaaaatattcgtaaaaatttcggaatacatggtttggccaaacTGTCATGGACGATTTGAAATTATTGATAAaataggttattcatgtaaatgcctgaaatttggtGTGCAAGTTAAGAACAACACGCTATCGCAAAAAGtattagaaattgcatacagggttttgccaaataaacattgacgttataaaagtatcgaaaaaagtatgtaatttctAGAAATGGCTttaattaggtttataattaaaaataatataagagATCCATTGAAAACAgttcgacatacaaatacatggtttggccaaataagcatagacgtaaataactctcaaacttacataatttttgaaatttaaaaaaagaccaAATGAATGTGTAAAATAAGAAagcactgaaatcgttctggttattggaGTGGCAcgtaattgcagctgaaatttatagtacttactcttgatactttacttctttaaattttttctgacctttcaaactttgtttttaatttggtttctatagatttaaaattagttcccaatcacttcacttttataaaaaagaacacGCAAAACCACCGTAATAACCACGTGTtatggttaactgctaactgtttattaaaaacgagtcctaatttgcaaaaaaaaactttaaagaaaaaagcacaagctacttcgattcaaaagtaaaaaaatcacattttcaaatattaaaacgacaagaaaaaacctttgattTACAGaactataaataaccatatagttatTTCATAGCCAAAATAACAATGATACTGTATATTTTGAGGtggtaagaaaaatttaccatcaaacttttataaaaattaaaaaacaaacaaaaataaatgtttgaccggaatttaccaccgtgtAACAGTACACTGTCTTTTTAAagacagtttcaaaactccattttcaatttttctaaTATATTGTCTAAATAAAATTCGATCtagattgaatttcgaaaaaggaaacataacaaagaaaattagtttattacattttacattttggttCCATATAGTTATGAAACTCTATTGTATAGTTAATGGCTTGTTCCTCATCTTAAACTGTATCAATCGATTTGTACTTGATGACTTCACCGGGTAGCTTCCATTGAATTTgatggtttattttatttaaattgtcaaATAATACAATTGATCGTTCTGTgggcgaaaaaaaaaaataaatttttttatgaaaaatctatttatcaCTTTCgtggtatttttattattaaccaCTCAGTTTTACCCAAGTTGAAATATACTTGTCCGAATTAAAACCGAAAACTGCAAGTAATATAAACTATAGCACGTAAAATTAGTCCAACATTTTTTTCCCTCGgtagaaaaaaacataataatggaaaaaaaaattttgtaaaaaaatttaccaaaaagagggatcaatttcaatttatttagaaGGAATACaaatccatttaaatttaatttctaggatgagatacaaaaaagtaccaaaactcgGATTTTGCCCGTAAATGtataaagtcaaaatatacCACATATCTACCTATTTGCATAAATTAGTTCCGGGATTTTATCCGTTTCCAAAATTCCAATCGTAGTTAATTTACACATCGGGAGAGGTACCTACATAGAAAATTTCAAGtcatacaaatttttggaagttcaaaattgttgtatgggataaTTTAAAATGGACCGAATCGACCTAAAGCAGTGTTCACAAAATTCCCTTTCTAATGACACAGATTTGGAGTTCATGGGTTGGATGGTTTCCGGGTCTATAACATTCATAGGtaggtacaaattttaaaatgcttgCACAAATTTACAAAAGTTCGAGTATTTTTGGCAATCATTTTAGATGCGTTAGTTAAAGCGCCTTTCAAAAATCTGTCACATGATACCACAGGTTGCAAATTTTGAGAAACGGCATCTCAGAATATGAAGTTGGGAACATCCACAACAATtttttggggccaccctaatgtatatgtatgGGTATCTAAGTGCACATTATGCTTATCAAGATTGTTTATAGCAAACACCACCGCCACAGAGGGTTGAGACTACTCATGTGTAAATTTAGTTTAGTGCAGGAGTAACTATATGGTACTACTTCATTTGTACACGTAAAAAGCAGAAATACTAAGATAATGTGGCAAGTAAGCCAGAGATAGCAAGTTGGCTAAAAACTTAAAGCctttaaatgtgtttatttaaGAATTGCAGAGTTTTTGATATGGTAATCTAGCATATATGTTGTAATAGTGGCCATAGGACTTTGGTGacttaattttagaaaattatctgacaataatttagaaaaatttgtattcTGTTTTCTGCAGTTGTAAATATATACTAACAACGcggaataaacattttttttattttttttttaattattttccaatttattcacaaaattttacttctttgtttgatatacataaaattgagtagttaatattcttcttccgat
Proteins encoded in this region:
- the LOC135961324 gene encoding uncharacterized protein LOC135961324 — protein: MGNPLSPTIANIVLDTLLDDVIDELRANNIEIKFITKYVDDLFAIIRKSDEEKILKTMNVYHNKIQFTIEREKNMSIPYLDINIIKDNGRIRTNWYTKPTSSGRMVNFNSTQPLKMKISTATNLIRKVLQISDVEYRKTNINRIRKILTKNSYPTYMTNNLINKVLKYEKQQKNPNTEEEKVFYSVPFIPKLTETKTMKRMITEKTTTIAYKSNMTLRHLFTNNKTKIDKLKSDNVVYEIKCDGNERERCNLVYIGTTKRMLGTRVNEHKTDIEKGKITTALSLQVKECNHKMDFDNIKILDREQKENKRYTLESLRIQQKIHNTMNTKEDKDNTKLQYSAAIFNY